A DNA window from Plasmodium brasilianum strain Bolivian I chromosome 12, whole genome shotgun sequence contains the following coding sequences:
- a CDS encoding hypothetical protein (conserved Plasmodium protein), whose amino-acid sequence MKEVEILKENEILIGNEIEANVLYTQQINNNIVLCKKKSDYSSETHIQEYCSEKDGYKNNNAPETFKSANGKKEIKANKEKENNKLDTMGDVIEIKDVIETSAEIVHNETENIGSEERDTEIHFEIKCIKRRQNEEWTNNKLVIKNSNKSYDMNNQICIRTEIYNIEEEEGENIKTKFMK is encoded by the exons ATGAAGGAAGTAGAAATTcttaaagaaaatgaaattttaattgGTAATGAAATAGAAGCAAATGTTTTATACACacaacaaataaataataatattgtgCTGTGTAAGAAGAAGAGTGACTATTCTAGTGAGACGCATATACAGGAATATTGTTCAGAAAAGGACGGATACAAGAATAACAATGCTCCTGAAACATTTAAGAGCGCgaatggaaaaaaggaaataaaagcgaataaggaaaaagaaaataataagttAGATACCATGGGCGATGttatagaaataaaagatgTAATAGAAACGAGTGCAGAGATAGTACATAATGAAAcagaaaatat aGGTTCTGAAGAAAGAGATACAGAAATacattttgaaataaaatgtattaaacGAAGACAAAATGAAGAGTggacaaataataaattggtaattaaaaatagtaataaatcCTATGATATGAACAACCAAATATGTATTAGAACAGAGATATACAATatagaagaagaagagggtgaaaatataaaaacaaaatttatgaaatga
- a CDS encoding hypothetical protein (conserved Plasmodium protein), with the protein MASSQIRQFATLIDQLPCEADDFNLMENFEDYSKCFEGSIHANNLKSSDSFFSFNSNLSDYISNISKSQLNIKCSKINGKNISNSSNKENEKSVLENTINSRNKTNEKEILKNFNVNNLIKSESNKCTNINPIANDTKEIFFDENYINKNQNHSNFNSLFVHANDLKKEEKSNYIELLNSDTEGTYCKYGINKRKSLCKNSRSEVINRNNEYLTDINFSNNNKNNEDISLYTFNDPYNDKTCEDNEENIVYRYSINMLSSKNESCNNEKNVDKFKIGSSVKNKVEKIIVDEPSYSYKNIASSGAAIKENTQNVLYNDKKNGNNERNREHTNNSNLNNFLRNSNIKKINKNVNVKISNNDNSTVIDYKDFYNMLKKSDDFNKNILLSKKAKVIKLDSNKSLVIFPVNMNEYGDKYIAVNQKDLLEYISSSIEIDNEDLSSLKIKNYQKEKELQNIKTAYSMQTTNIHYLINRVIFKECEYENLKNKSLTLEQEINKLIQEINSLISQNKEGLFMQKEFIDYKCKCILKLQELQPLLGKYYFDIFTYITSCRTLGQLSIWIPAFQKKNDSLETIANNLIKILLSGLGAPINSCPQYFLYNKKLLKKSISIESEEDTFINNLAKRKIIDNYLVNNLNSFNTTKENNSHFSNSHSLSFNSESSSLLGTEELFFNSSKFPSMHSVILKNCKDQSKKEKYFNKLNRSNTTPEHFYINNESYCYSNVYSNKNKQDICVTNIQDEKKLDNGTMLQEKQNIVKRKQSIPNDEEKEIKKIRFNGKMMNTINLERDNNILTTD; encoded by the exons ATGGCATCATCTCAAATACGACAGTTTGCCACCTTAATAGATCAATTACCTTGCGAAGCTGATGATTTTAACTTAATGGAGAATTTTGAAGATTACAGTAAATGTTTCGAAGGTTCAATACATGCTAATAACTTGAAAAGCTCAGACTCTTTTTTCTCCTTCAATTCGAATTTAAGTGATTACATAAGCAATATATCTAAAAGTCAGTTGAATATAAAGTGCAGCAAGataaatggtaaaaatatttccaattcgtcaaataaggaaaatgaaaaatctGTTTTAGAAAACACTATTAATTCGAGAAATAAAActaatgaaaaggaaattttaaaaaatttcaatgtgaataatttaattaaaagtgAGTCGAACAAATGCACAAATATCAATCCTATTGCAAATGATactaaagaaatattttttgatgaaaattatataaataaaaaccaAAATCATAGTAATTTCAACTCGTTATTTGTTCACGCTAATGacttaaaaaaagaggagaaAAGCAATTATATCGAACTACTGAATAGTGACACGGAGGGAACCTATTGTAAAtatggaataaataaaagaaaatctttatgtaaaaatagtCGTAGTGAAGTTATTAATCgtaataatgaatatttaacagatattaatttttcaaataataataaaaacaatgaaGATATTTCACTGTACACTTTTAATGATCCttataatgataaaacaTGTGAAGATAACGAAGAAAATATTGTTTACAGATATAGCATAAACATGCTTTCCTCGAAAAATGAAAGTTgtaacaatgaaaaaaatgtggACAAATTTAAGATAGGTTCAAGCGTAAAAAATAAggttgaaaaaattattgtagaCGAGCCATCATACAGCTACAAAAATATTGCTAGTTCAG GAGCAGCAATTAAGGAGAATACCCAAAATGTTTTAtacaatgataaaaaaaacgGGAACAATGAACGAAATAGAGAGCACACGAATAACAGTAACTTAAATAATTTCCTTAGGAATAGTAACATAAagaagataaataaaaatgttaatgtaaaaatttcaaataatGACAATTCAACAGTAATTGATTATAaagatttttataatatgctaaaaaaaagtgacgattttaataaaaatatactgcTCTCAAAAAAAGCGAAGGTAATTAAATTGGACTCGAACAAATCGTTAGTTATATTTCCAGTTAATATGAATGAATATggagataaatatattgcaGTAAATCAGAAGGACTTACtagaatatatatcttcATCCATTGAAATTGATAATGAAGATCTTTCTTcgttgaaaataaaaaattatcaaaaagagaaagaacTGCAGAATATAAAAACTGCATATAGTATGCAAACAActaatatacattatttgaTAAACAGGgttatatttaaagaatGTGAATAtgagaatttaaaaaataaaagtctTACATTAGAACAAGAGATAAATAAGTTAATTCAAGAAATTAATTCTCTTATAAGTCAGAATAAAGAAGGATTATTTATGcaaaaagaatttattgattataaatgtaaatgtatattaaaattacaaGAATTACAACCCCTATTaggtaaatattattttgatatttttacatatataacttCTTGTAGAACTTTAGGACAGTTAAGTATATGGATACCTgcatttcaaaaaaaaaatgattcatTAGAAACGATtgcaaataatttaattaaaattttgttaagtGGATTAGGTGCACCTATTAATTCGTGTCCTCAGTATTTTCtgtataacaaaaaattattgaaaaagTCTATATCCATTGAATCTGAAGAAGATAcctttattaataatttagcaaagagaaaaataattgataATTATTtggtaaataatttaaatagcTTCAATACaacaaaggaaaataattctcatttttctaatagtcattcattatcatttaatAGTGAATCTTCTTCTCTCTTGGGAACagaagaattattttttaattcttcaaaATTTCCTTCCATGCATTcagttattttaaaaaattgtaaggATCAAAGTAAAAAggagaaatattttaataaattaaataggTCTAATACAACACCCgagcatttttatataaataatgagtCGTATTGTTATAGTAATGTGTATAGTAATAAGAACAAACAAGATATTTGTGTTACTAATATccaagatgaaaaaaaattagataatGGTACAATGTTacaggaaaaacaaaatattgtTAAGCGGAAGCAAAGTATACCaaatgatgaagaaaaagaaataaaaaaaattagattcAATGGAAAAATGATGAACACAATTAATTTAGAACGggataataatatacttacAACAGACTGA